The Dermacentor variabilis isolate Ectoservices unplaced genomic scaffold, ASM5094787v1 scaffold_12, whole genome shotgun sequence sequence ACGAAAGATTTCATTTCGCTCTGCGCTCCAAGCTGCTTGGCACAAAAGTCAAGGCGTAATGCGGCGATAATAACGCGGCGATATGTGTGCTGGCCGAGCTCATGTGAGCTTAATCTGATTGAGCTCGATGTCATAGAGCTGGGATAAGAGTCGGTTGCGAGCAGACCCGAGAGCATCTTTCTAGGGGCCTGAAGCGGGGCACATCGAATGGGAGGGAGTGACAGTGGTCACGCTCCATCAGAAAGCTTGTATCTCCGCTGCCGGCTCCACGATTGCTGCGGCACAAGCCGCCAGCTGCCCGCGAGCACACACAGCCCCGCAAGGACGCGCTTATTTCCCCCCCCTCGTCTACCGCCTTGCGCAAGCAGGGAGCGTGATTTTCCGAGACACTGTGTCAAACGCGATGTATCACATGGCCGCCTGGcctaaatataagaaaaaaataagaaagcgaaaagaaaaagtaTACAGCTTTTTCACACAGGGAATGAAGACAAATGGAAAGCTTTGCATCGTctttgacagcgaagctgttaaggactACTTTACCCACTGTCGTGTTGGCGTGTAGAAAAAGAATCACCTTCAGCATTGGCTCCagcgttgtcgtcttcttccacagctggctcgttggcgcccctaccgcgcgaacgcgctcgtgccactgttcccgcgttcgtcgtcatcaTTAATTGTTTAATTAAGTAATTAACTAAGAAACACGAAGAGGTAACCAATAACTGAGAAAGactttaatgaaccatcggggtTTACCCAGTGATAGACACCGgtgccgcacgtttcagcttcactggttaaccatctgtacggagtacTGGGCTcacagtctttttttcttttttcgtttagtCCCAACTTGTGTCCATACGGTATAGCCgcgttttcttccttttctttttagttttttaTGAAAGTGCCTGTTTGAGAACAACAGACCGAGTTTCAGCGAATACCTCAGAGTGAAGCATGACCCATAAACCACCCAGGCAATGCCACACAGATGCAAAGTTAACACGAATTCTGTAGACTAGACATCTTTAATTGCAAAGTGATTTTTCCACTCGTGCTATACCATTTTTATACCGTGACGCTTTCGCAGGGGCTATATGGAGTCTACAAGTTTGAAGTAGATGTATCATTCATTTATGCAAACATCAAAGCAATTTAATCATGGCCCTGAGCGTACGCATATTTCCTTTAGCTCACAATGCTTTGCTAAAGTTTTTGGATAACAGGTGTTTCAGCATACGCTGAAACGTTCGAATTAAATCGTACGCGTCGCGTACACTCTAGAAATACTGCTCGAACCTTGAATACACAGCCGCATGATCATGACAACGAAATGAAATGTTGTGAAGTAGACGCTGCAAAAGTAGAAACTCTTACTGGTTTACTCGAATAATAGTTCATTTTTGTGTACATTTCGTTTTCGAGAATGCAGGGATGAAAATGTGGAATTCTTTTTTTGCCAAGACCAGGGAGAAATCGGACTTCTTGGAGACGCATTTCTCGAATTCGACAAATTCAGTGACAAATATACTCGACAAACCCGCCGCCTCTCCCCCCACCCCTTTATTTTTTACCTATAAAGCATACATTACATTCGGGAATGAGTTCATTAAGCGTAGCTCCAAGAAAACATCTTGCACCTTACGTTTCACATCTTTGCTTGCCAAGAGAATGCTGCTCACGTGTGAAGCCACGTATACAGCTTATTTAACGTCTGACAATTGACCGAGTTGATCCATTTGAAACGGGCGCTGTGTCGATGCTAATTTCTCATTTTGATTTAATTATCCGCTCTGTAGCAGACACAAAATACGTGATTGACCACTTTCAtttaattttgtttcttctgaggtaaaaattatttctatttctatttccttAGCCATTTTACCATCGAATGCGGATCACCTAGTTCATCAAAACTCCTAAACGTGAGCCTTGGTTTCACGTTTCTCCGGCGGGGCAAATTAATTCTCCCCCTTCGACTAAAGCGTTTCTCACATGCAGCCCCTGCATTATGCCTCATCGACCTGCTTATTTTTAAACGCAACAATAATGTCGCGACAGAGTTTGCTAGGACGTTAGAAGGAATTCGGAATTTATTGTATGTGCTGCGCTGCTCAAAATGAACAAAGAGGCATTGTATAGCGGTCGTAATCTAAGAAAATGCTGCTGAAACGCCGTTTTTCGCTAATATCTAATCGCAGAAGCTACGAACTGGAATGTATAGCGCAAAAAAATAGATTCTACGTGCATAGCTGTGCATCACACATGCTGTGGAAGCGTTTTTCGAGACCAAAGTTTTCTTCCAAACATATGCACGATTTACACCATGGTTTTTTGAGATCCGTCAAAatttgcgcagaaaaaaaaaagaacaaagaataaGTAAAAACCTGCATGAATCTGGATATGTATGAAGTAGCTATAGCATAGACTCTGTTTTCGATATTTAAACAGCGCGTCGCAAAGCCCACTGGAGTTTCTCCCCAGTCATATATGTAGTTTTTAACGCGTGGACAGAAAGATCACAAAGAAGTGACATCACATGCAGATGTGTCCGCGTTGATCAAGTGGTGGTCGCACGCGCGCGCTGCTCAGGCAGTTTGCCCTCGCATAGATCTAGCTTTCCGATAACGCGGGTATCATTGGAGTTATCCATGTCGATTCTTAAAACAGTGCgctatccttctttttttctttattgcactatTCATGATTATACGTTTATCGATTTATCGAACACACTAATCTACGTTCTTGTTAGTGTTATCGCAGGATTTTCTTATCTTGGCGTCCTTATAGTGGTGTACACCACACTGCGCCGTGTGGTACGTGGCAGAGGGTgcgaattgaagaaaaaaaaaatgtcaagaaTTTCTACCAATGGTGAGGAAGCAGACGTTGCCTATTTGATCCATTTTGATTTGTCTAGCGGAGGTCCGCGTTGGGTCATCACGGTCAGAGAGAGCGTTCCAGCTTCCGCACCAACTTGTTTCTCCGCTGGCCAAACATCGCCGCTTTTAGAAGGCCCACATCTAGCGGTCGCCCACAGACCAAGTGTCAAGCACCCATGATAAATTTCACATTTTCAAATGAGGTATGGCACCAAAAGTGTGCCACTccagaatgtttttctttttttctttttatgcttaTCAAAGAGCCATTAGCGTTCATCCTAGGCAAATATCCTAGACTTCGAAGTTACAGCGACACTTTTATGTAACTCTGCCATTTGACGGCTGTGTTTTCCAAAGGCAATTGGTCGGACAGAAATCGGGTTTAAGCTCATCATTCAGAAACTAAAGTTACCAAAAAAAGATGGCTAAAACCGGCATGGTAGAATGAGTTAAGGATCCGCGTTCCGAAGCAACGCACAACACCGTGTTGCTCGGCGGATTAGTTTACGGACTGTTTGAGAGATTCCTGCACGTGAACCTATGAGGCAtaggacgacagaaagctgaggtagttggtaaggatttataatgcaaaaaaaaagaggtaagaagtgttgtccacttctcttgtgtccgtgtctgcacgccttgccCCTTTTTTGCACTATGAGGCATATACACTCTTTGTTCGCACCAGCCTTAGAACAACCATTGCAGTAACGAACCGACCGTGCGACCTCCAGCTTAGCAGAACTTCCATTACCAAGGTGGGTGGATGATAAACATAAGCTgagagacagagagggagagaggaaaaAATACATTAATCGTACAATAACGCATTGGGACGCACCCCGCTGGGAGGCCTCGGTCGTGGATGGAGCCCTCAGTCCAGAACCCCGTGAGGATTTACGTTAACGATGCGACACAATTATGACTGCATCCTGAAGTATAAGGCCCCATTTTATGTTTTCTTTCAAAAACGTTTATGCTGACATTTTTGGGACATAATCTGTGCATCGTCGCTTGCTTAGTCGACGGAAGTATGCGCTTACAGTGAATTTTATCCCCCGTCGGCTATTCGTCCTCTTGCAACATCTCTCCATGGGGCTttgacatttttgtttctttcatttctgaGCTGTTATTCTGGGATGACCGACCCAGCTGCAGCCGATGTTCCCGCATTATGTTCGCTTAACGAATAAGAGCAAATGCAAATAAATTTAACTGTAGGGTTTAAcgtcccccccccaaaaaaaacggCACAGGGGATTATGAGGGACGTGTTCTAGTGGAGCGCTCCGGATTAACTGTACCCACTTGACGTTTTTTCAATGTGCACCCTATAAACGGCACACACGAGCGTTTttcgcattccccccccccctccccacgcccatctaaatgcggccgctgcggcggATAACAGCAAAGGCAAAAGAGCACATTTGTTGCATGCATCACTTCGTTATACAGTACCATCTCTAGCAAGAGTATATATGCATTATATGGGCTTTtagttttttagcgcacgaaaggGGCGGGAGACAGTGGTACggcgcggacacagcgctaacttccaataattgttttattctacgaagcggtacagttagcgctgtgtccgcgtcgtaccCTTGTCTCTCGCGCCTTTTCGTACGCTAAAAACCTgaaagttatggaataccaacatgcccaaacctgcGCTCTTTCAAATTATACGGGCATATAGACTGCTTCTATACTGTGTTACAAGACAGGAGGATTTTAATACGAAGTTTTGCGAAATTGACTGCACATAAACAGGCTCAAGAAATTGTTTTATGTTTTATCACCAAGACGGGAGGCGGGAAAACCGTTCGCGCTTGAGATCTGTCAGGTTTCGGAAAGTTTCGGAAAGTGTTTCGGAAAGTGTTTCGAGTGTTTCGGAAAGCAGCGTTCACAGCACCGACACTGCTCCACTATCAATATTTTATAGACTTGTGATTATTTTTACGGGTATACGACCGCACACTGCTAGATCGTTCAGTAGCCGATCCCCATCGAAAGACTGACCCCAATCGTGTGCATACTATATTGAAAGAGCAGCCACACTGTCTGATGAGCTCAAATACGCAAGTGAGGCATGCCACAATGGGGAGCATGCGTATACGCGTATATGAGCATGCCAATGAGAAAAATCTGCTTGCAACGCTTGAATGCGAGCTACAGAGTTGGAACATTTATGTTGTGGTTTCTGGAGCTgcagaggaaaaaaatgaaacgagCAGAAACGGGGCACAAGGACAGCCTAAAGCGTGTATAACAACTCGTTTTATTCGAAAGCCCACAGtaaaaatacaagtttaattgaAAGAAGATCAAACAAATTCACAGGGTCTCTTATGCTATCCCTAAAGCGACTTCAAGGGGAAGGCCAAGTGCTGATGCATCAAAGACGGACACATGGCGTACACATCcctcttaattcgcttagtcaTCCTCTTAATTCCCTTAGTCAGCCCTCTTAATTCCAAAGGTGGAAGGTTCGACTCTCACGCAAGGTCATGGGttctagtgccttaattaaccaATATTAACTAACTTCACCTTAATTGACACCGAAGGCTGACGGTTCGACTTCgaccaaagatcgtgggtttgACTCGTACCAATGGTCGTGAGTTCacctcccaccaaaggtcgaggttTCGTAACCTTTTTGTACCTTTCGTGTCGTCGACGCGTTTTCGCTCAAGGTCGACTGAACGACGATTTTGGCCTTAATAAAACTATACACTGACAATTTGTTGGCAGCGCCGACAAGGCCTCTGCATACCATTCGGGACTGCCTGATAAACCATGCACAGCTCCGAGGGTGACCTCCGTGGTACTGCATGTTTGTGCTGCAAAGCGATTTATGCGCGCGATATAGTCTGCTGAGGTACGTCATCTTAACCAGTCTCGTTGGTTATTACGTCTTTATTTTGCCAAATGTTCAGCCTCTTTTTTTCATAGCGCAAGAATATAGTCCCTTACTTCAGCGTGATATTCAGCAATACATTTAACATGAGCAGCTAGTCTTCTGCTACAGGAAAGAAAAGTTCACTCATAGTATTACGAAAACTGTAACATTCAACTATATAAAAGTTTATTGCGTGCACCCATTTACTGCCCCGCGAAGGACTTGGGAATTGCGCTTCAGTTTTACCGCCTTGCTATCAGTTTCGCAGACGCGCGGTATTGATCTCTGATAGCGTTCGCTGGTTCATTAAAATGCGACACGCCGCAGCATTAGAAACGCCGCTACGCCGCAAACGCTAAACGAGTGCGTTTGACGACCGCCGCGATAAGTGCGGCGTGCGCTGCACAAGGCACCCTGCTCACTTGCCCAATGCTGTAAGAAAAGGTGACAAAACCGCGAAGCTGATCGTTTCGGAATACTCGCTAGGGCGAACAGAAATATACGCACGCATCGCCAGATAGTGCGCCACAGCGCGGACATAACTGACGGCTCGTAAATTTGCCAGAAACGTTGACTATAGACGCAAACGCATATTTTCGTCTTCCTTGCACTTAATCGCTAGGGACGAAGGCAGGGTTAGCCGTCGACAGAGCAATTTCACGCCTTGCTGCGCGTTTTCGAGAGCAGGCGCCAAGAGCAAGCAGGTGGCGCAGTGTGTTGGCGCGACCGCGCTCCTGACTggcattgcagctcggcctcttccttacagaatttgtcgaggaatcaaatacatgaataatgactgcgttgccattgcagaagatgctgcaaacgaattcttgaacgctatatacgcactgtcaagagaagtaaaatatgtattttttgtcATAAacgaatatactcgtatgtctcaacaattgtgcccgaaataaccgATGTCAGTGCTTCCAtcttttctgtctatttaataagtaaagaaaatatcacgcgaactttagaactatatcagtttgaaaccagcaaagcagtgcatgccgctgatatgaataatctaaaggccatgaaatgaacaagttgagcatgaataatttaatgaaactttgtcattaaagaaccttgtttacatttttgtacatatccAACGGCCagcgaaaaatctcaatgacgctgtcctttgttacagCGTACTGCGCTAGGAGCAGCtgccaccggtcgtgtattgtgagtaattccaccgaaattatagtcacaacaaagagaacatataaaaagcaggagctctgcaaaatatacgagggcgaggcaaatgaaagtgagtcaacGCGAAGAAATGAccaacggggtactttatttaaaagtagtctccatgagcatgtAGACACTTGTCCCATTGATTATaaagagtcgcgtgattcccgtctcataaaactccttgggtagctgcttcaaaaagtctgtaactgactatTTCACgttatcgtccgacacgaatctggttgcCTCGAGCTGTTTCTTCAAATGCCCCAAAATGTGGGAATTGCaaagcgacaggtctgggctgtatggcggatgttgcaccgtttcccacttcaactttgccagttttgtgttaaccacatcagcgacatggggacgggtattgttgtggagcaagatgaccccagaATGATACCGCATTAAAAATAGAAACGGGAAATTTCGGTTGGGAAGTAAATAAATTCGTTAAATGTAACTGTGGCATGCAAACAATTAAATTGTGGTCTTTAACGTCCCGAACCAGCgcagtgggttatgagggacgACGAATAGAGGGGGTACTCGGGATTAATTCTGAACTCCTGGCGTTGTTTCACGCGCGCCCAAAGCACGGTGTACGCGAGCGTCTGATTTGGATAGAAATTATGGCGGGCACTCAAGGCGCGTTCGGTCCGTCGGCGCCACCGCCGTCGTGCGGTCACGGTGTCGACGGCGCCTCcgcgcgtttggctgcaaaagcgacgaagccaagcTCGGCCGGGTTCCGCTGCTGACGTGAGCGCGCACACACCGGCTGAGCAGCTGTGTGCACGACATGGCTGAGGTGCATATGCTGGTCTGCATGTGACGGTCAAGCTAAATCTGTCCAATCTGTTGGCCGCTAAAAACGCTGACGGGCTTCCGTAGCTCTCATCTCGTGCAACGCCGAGGTGcgacgccggtaacgccgctggCGGCGTTCCTCATCGGGCCGGCGTTGTAACACGCCAGGAGTCCGGTGTAACACGCCTGCCAAGGCGTGTTGCGCAACAGCAGTTGTCTTGCGTGCTGCGTCGCACCACGTCGCCTCCGCGTATTGTCATGGCACTGTGCGAAGACtcaccgtggctgcttagtggctgtgatgttgggccgctaagcacgaggtcgcgggatggaatcccggccacagcattTCGATggctgcgaaaacacccgtgtacttaggtttgggtgcacgttaaagaaacccgggtggacaaaattaatgcggagtcccccactatggcgtgcctcataatcaaatcgtggtcttGGCATGTAAGACCACAGAAGTTAATTTATTTTTTAGCCGTGCGAATTGAGCTCGAGCGCAGCGcgaaaccttgctatcgctttcaatgcttcgtcTTCGGGCGAAacgggctttcttttttcattattttgttCATTGTGTTTTGCCGTTGTCAGATTGCAGCGGCCACGGCCGGGTTTGAGCCCGCGACCTAAATGATAAACTGCGATAAATGACCAGGACGCCATGCATTTATCGACTGAAAAGCTACTTTTATGCGCAAAGCATCATGTGGGATGATATGAATTGGTCGAACCAGCGGATTTCTAAACATCAGAGTGAGTGGCGGCTTGTGCCGCCACATGCACGTGCAAGTAATCCTTGGCACTGTGCCTCGTGGCAACTGCAGCCATAAAGTCACGGTGACATCGATACTCACACAGATTGCGGGGGAACAAAAAAAAGcagagtgatatatatatatatatatatatatatatatatatatatatatatatatatatatatatatatatatatatatatatatatatatatatactttttcgCTCCTCGCAGCACCGCTAGTACGTTAGCGCTTTATGTCACTCACGATCACTGAAAACAGAAATGCATCGTTTACACCAATGGTAAAAAATGTACTAACTGTTGCAGTAAAGTTGCGTCTCCACGGGTGTATCGGCGTCagctcgccgcccaaagggcaatggtgcagcacgcaagcgaagcagcgcggcccagtggagccctggactaggggcccaaccctgctaaggtcaagcgtctgcagcgatgaagacgaagaccgaacgctGAACCCTTAATGGACcgaataaagttctctctctctctctctttttctttttttagagagcgcagcaggcgcccgttcctgcggcgagcgtcgccgtcgtccctcggcgtctccgtaaccgagcgaacgagcgcagcaaaaggatgaaagagcgaacgcgtagCGTGGATGAAGGACTGCGATAGCGaagaagagagcgtgaggagaaaagcgcaggaggagggtatggcgaaagcgtacaCTGCCGCTCACAGCGGGctttgtggcgacgatggctacgagatggcgccagagtagcgcgcgtccaATTGAAACTggaaatagacaaccaggaggtCATCAGAAAGTCAGAGAAACAGAGACACTCAATTGgaggcaaagaatggaaacaaaaaggaccGTGGAGGTcaacaagaatgagaaaaaagaacttggaagggaaaatctgtacgataacacagagggcatgtgccttgctatttgaggctcgagccggttgcctatataaggacaaaaacataccggagcaaatattcgggaCTAGACGAGGCAtctgtatgctgcagcgaaaattcAAAGACCACTCACATTCTAGCGGAATGCGAAGGGATTTATTCACCCACTGAGGACCGTGGGTAGCATaagccttccagaagcgcttaaagtggacggaagcgtcaaccagggagcagtcgagataagcaacagacgtttagagtattgatggaaaaaaagcatggaagagattgatacgaccggatctctgACAGTCATAGCTAGCGGTATACAAGGTAtattttgaagaaaacaaaaaagcaagagTAGGGAGATGTATACGAAAATGTTAGataaaaaacatgtatagcatacctgattaaatcaagcaggcaaggtgactatttgtcaccgcacCGTTTCAAAGAGGATACCATTAgatcatcgtcgtcgtctgtaGGGAAACAAAGCCCCAGCTGCATGAGCTGaatttgcggcggctgctgtgaatcgcgcccacgcgccaggctgtcgcaccacacttcgctccattttgCAACGTGCAGCGCGAAACAGATTGTGCGCGCcagctaatatatcgcgaaattaaaagacgtataaagctgcgctcaaattttgcattagggagtatcgcaaccGTCGGTTAATCTGTTTTACTTCTTTCTTCAAGATTTTCAATTTTGCGTTAGATTTCTTATTTTCTATAAGATGCACGAATGCTATAGCTCACTCAACGAAtcctcttttctctttttctttttactgcaaCTAAATCTCTGCCTCTAAAACGCAATTGCTAAACATTTTATACTGTGCCCTTGTGTCCACGTTGCTCGTTGTTTTCGTATCTACCTCTGCAGCACTAATATTGCGAACGTGTAGAGTTGAGAACAGCAACATATTGAAAACGCATAGCGTTGATTATTAGCCAGTTCTCCAGATAACTATGTCATATATATTATCATAGTGTGCCTCCAGAGCCGTAATATAGAGGCAGCTAGTCGTATAGCAATTGATGAGACCAGGGCAGATATAGCGGGGATGCACAGCGGCAGCGTTCTGGAAGGAACGTAATCTCAAATTATGCGAATGTGAGGTTCCGCCCTAAGGACTGGTGTTTCTGCGTACTGTCTGTGCCGCGGCCTCACGAGGATCTACTTCTGCCGTATAGGCTTATGCACTCGCCAGTACTGGGACTGACTCGGGCGGCCCTTCTCACAAGTAGCGCGGAGGTGAAATCAAAAAGCGCCCAGCGACGTGCCTGACACGACAGGAACACTCATATGCGTCGTCGACAGCCGCGTCCCATATTTTCCGCGTGACGTCGCGTTGTCAGAGCGTCTATTTTAGTTGGTGCGGTGTTTCCGCTTCAGTCGGCGATCACGTGTTCGAGCCGACTGCAGCGCAGTCGTAGCGCAGCGCCGAATGGACGCCGGGCGAGCGCGCCACGTGGGAAAATGCGTCGGGAACGGGCACCTCGTGGCCCTGCTCTGCCAGTTGCACGTCAATATGCTTTGAGCGCGGCGATCGTTTGGACTCATTCACCGCGAGAGCGGCCGGGTCCTCCGCCTGCGGCAGGCCAGCCTCGTGGGCTCTGGGCCAAAAGACAACGCACGCCATGTGTATGCACGACCTTCGTACGGGCGCTCACTTTCTCGCTTGAATCGACGCAGATCACGGCGCGAGCACGTGAAGAGGGCTGGCAGCGCGCGAGCGTTGCGACGTCCGTGTACAACGTGCGTGCGCGTGCTAAAATAAGATAGCGCGTATAACGAGGAGATCGAGGCTACCGAGCGCGTGCTGCGATTGTAGCGGCGCACGCGGTTCGCAAAGGGCGCAGCGGCCCTCGCTTGCGCACAAAGGGTGCCGATAAGTGGGCG is a genomic window containing:
- the LOC142566388 gene encoding uncharacterized protein LOC142566388 isoform X3 is translated as MCSWPFVSWPLVVHIFVRIATRALRTIGRTALGAAATGRVFKVASPRVYRRQLAAQRAMVQHASEAARPSGALD
- the LOC142566388 gene encoding uncharacterized protein LOC142566388 isoform X4; the encoded protein is MSVSGVIASLATLATHIGLGHVQLARTALGAAATGRVFKVASPRVYRRQLAAQRAMVQHASEAARPSGALD